In one window of Bdellovibrio bacteriovorus DNA:
- a CDS encoding tyrosine-protein phosphatase, which produces MRLEGGINFRDMGGYETLDGRKVKKGFFFRSGSLSRLTPQDCEYLKAFSIEHIIDYRDHHESSKDQDILWDGVQYECCPANPASHATNADHGDFFSSESLEALPSDFMESLYRQLPFANAAYKKLFHKVDSLNQGAIVQHCAVGKDRTGVGSALLLLSLGVPQDTVLQDYLVTEQTLLPFKLKILSVIEPRLTEKAKERFEYMMSANENFLHTALREITSRYGSYESFFEHEYALTAHKRDQWKSRFLE; this is translated from the coding sequence ATGAGACTTGAGGGTGGAATTAATTTTAGAGACATGGGTGGATATGAAACTTTGGACGGACGTAAAGTCAAAAAGGGTTTCTTTTTTCGCTCGGGCTCTTTGTCTCGCTTAACTCCGCAAGATTGTGAATATCTTAAAGCCTTTTCGATCGAACATATTATTGACTATCGCGATCACCACGAATCGAGTAAAGACCAAGACATCTTATGGGATGGCGTGCAGTATGAGTGCTGCCCGGCAAATCCCGCAAGTCACGCGACGAACGCTGATCATGGTGATTTTTTTAGCTCTGAAAGTTTAGAAGCTTTGCCTTCGGACTTTATGGAGTCTTTATACCGCCAATTGCCTTTTGCAAATGCGGCCTACAAAAAACTTTTCCACAAAGTGGATTCCCTAAATCAAGGAGCGATCGTGCAGCACTGTGCTGTTGGCAAGGACCGCACGGGAGTGGGCTCGGCGTTATTACTTCTTTCTTTAGGCGTACCTCAAGATACTGTTCTTCAAGATTATCTCGTCACTGAACAAACTCTTTTGCCTTTTAAATTAAAAATCTTGAGTGTGATCGAACCTCGTTTGACTGAAAAGGCCAAAGAGCGTTTTGAATACATGATGTCAGCCAATGAGAATTTTCTGCATACGGCATTGCGAGAAATCACTTCTCGTTATGGAAGCTATGAAAGCTTTTTTGAGCACGAATACGCTCTAACGGCCCATAAACGAGATCAGTGGAAAAGCCGCTTTTTAGAATAA